The sequence below is a genomic window from Dioscorea cayenensis subsp. rotundata cultivar TDr96_F1 chromosome 6, TDr96_F1_v2_PseudoChromosome.rev07_lg8_w22 25.fasta, whole genome shotgun sequence.
gaaaaataaaaataaaaatccataaaaattatcaatttacacaaaattgttatatatatatatattagtataacATGTtgcaaaaattcaaatataagaCAACTGCCCCAAACCTTATTGTTTACCgccaaatgttttttttttaaaaaaactaataatccAACGGTATTCATCAAGCCACGTCACATATCAGTGAACCTGAGCCGTAGATTGTCCTGAAACCGGATTCGGATCCAACTCCACCGCCTCACCTCTCTCAAGATCCGCATCCGCTATCGTTCCCCTATTTAAACCCTGATCTCGAATCGAAAAGCCCCTTCCCCGCCAACTGCCACCACCGCCTCgatccaaaccctaaccctagttcATCGATCCTCACCGGCGGCTCCTCGATCCTCACCATCGCCTCTTCCGAAGACGACGCGGTGCCGGCGTTGAACACCGCCGGAGTATCGATGTCAATGGTCGAGCGGCAGAGGGGACACGTCGAGTGGCTGGAGAACCACATGTCGATACATTCGGCGTGGAATTCATGGCGGCATTTGGGTaagattctcatcttttccccttcttcgaTCTTGCTAAGACAGACGGAGCAATCGATCGGCGTGTTGGATGCGGATCGGAGGGCAATTGGGAGGGATTGGAGAAGATCAGGGTCGAGCCCGCGGTTGACGGAGGGAGTTTAGATTTGGGGATTGGCCTGTGAAAGCAAGGAGGAGTGCTGCGCGGCGTCGGCGTTCTCGGCGGAGGAGATGGTAGCGGATGCAGATGTGGAAGACGAAGACGATGAAGATGGTGGTAAAGAAGGCCGAGACGGCGATGAACATGATCCTTCCGCTCATCAAGCTACTCtcctgttgctgctgctgctgctgctgctgctgctgctgcgaCGGCGGCTGCTTCTGGGGACGTTGGTTCAGGGGATTTCCGGGGAAGTGACCCATTTCGTTCTTCGGCTTCAAATGGTGCTTGGAGAGGTGAGTGGACCTCGAGTCTTTGCTCCgccattaatattaatatatatatatgtatatagctCTCTGTTTCTTTTGTCTCTGTTTTTGCGTGTCATTCTTGCGTTTACTTCGAAACGTACTCAAGCCGGTAGGAATTGGTATCCGTTTACTCATCGTGAATTGACGAATTTGCCCTCACCCGCTAGGGGTTTTGTGACACAATCAAGGAAACTAGGAAGCCAATAAAAGAATTACAAATCTGATGcaagttaataaattataatgttaattaatgaaaatttattgaataacaATCACGGGTTTAGTGAAATGTTATGAGAATGATGGATGAGCAGATCCAGAGTTAAATCTCTGAGTTGATAGTATTGTTGGAgcattatatatattgtagaaTATTGTATAAATATTATAGTAGTACTGTTAATTCACTGTTTATGAATCGTGAGAGAATGCTGAGTTAATAAATCCATATGAGATCGTTAAGCCACCGTATGTGCATATCCGTTGatattctttatcatctttgttaaaaataataaaaatgatagcATAATTTATATTATCTCATGAAACTTAAAGTTTCTTTATTAGTACTCATGTGTTGAAGTTTCTTTATAAGTACTCATgtgtttttattggttttttatgTGTCTACTCTTAAAAACACATTTAGTAATTGATGTATTCTTTAtaatattgtaatattttatatgttttttttaaattaaaaagtttgcTTTTAATACCctctatttgtttttatataaaatggaAAGTTATAGAAGATTTTAATTTGTCTTTAagtgaaatcaattattttaatttttgaggagtagtttatgaatttaaattttatatgttatttcaataaaatctagtttttattaaattagtctCTGgatcaatttatttgtttttccaaGTATACATGCATGCAATTGCAATAGTGGACAGGTTAAAatgatattgatatatatattatatatatagacatacaatgatttgtatatatattaatctcaaacctcatataaatatatgattgctgaatttttgtgtttgtgtattttggatttgCATCGGTTTACTTTAACCCTGATCTGCTCCAGGAGAAAAACCTGGAGGGTAATTCGGGGATTTAGAGCAAGACTAGGTCTTGAGCCGGTGGGTCTCACGTTGTTGACTGATTACATGTGACTTATGACACTAGGGTTCGTCCAACGTAAGATTCACGGTAATGCATTGTGATTTGTGCAGTTTGTGTGTGTATTCATTGACTCTCATTTTGAAGCCATGTTTGCATGCTTTGAAACAACCATCGGCGAGGTCTCTTTTACGAAAATATTTGGTCTTTAAAGCTTACACGTCAGAATCGAGAAcaagttttctaatttttctttttgttttttttttgttttttcaaaatgcATGCATCATACATTTCGTGTGTAGATTTTTATGGATGTATGAAGGagaatttggttttaaaaaattaattaagtcaCCATAATTGATGTATCTCTCTGatcacttattttttattttatcacttatctatttagtcaaatatatatatatatatatgaataaactaGTTGTGTTATGTTACAAACTTTGCTTGCTATTGTGATCAATGGAAAAAATGTTATAccagattatttttttttttgccaaaaatgataaattgtATTCACGGtgtatttgagtttttttgggCAAAGAAtaagatggatttttttttaatgtatttaattAGGGATGGTTATTAGTTGTAAAtcttataaattttgaattgcATATGATTAAAGTTATATGGGTATAAAAATTCATGATGACGTCCATGTAGTTTTTTAATTcaagaatattaaaatattttcatttgagCACTGAATTGAGGATCactttgaaaaagaaatatatattttttctttataatttttactaATTACTGTGATTCTTGATGTCTGCATACCCATATATAATAGACGGCATATAAAACAGTGAAACACCATTATTTCAGTCTCATTTCAAACACTAATGACACGAGAAGCAACTCTATATATCTACTCATGTTGTTTCATATGTTTTAGTACAGCATGTGGGGGATGTTTTCTTTACCGGCTAGTGCATGATAAGAGGCAGCAAGGTATGGGCTATATAGtacaatatttatttgaaaaattaaccTGGATGCAGTAATAGATGGCTTTGAGAGGGAAAAGCAGAAGAAAGGTCATAATGGAAATAATGCATGAACAGCATGGTAATTTTCACCGTGACTTTTGTCCtggtgacaaaaataaaaagcaggCAGGCTTTTTCCGAATGGTCAGGGCTTCTCTGCCAGTTTTGTTGACTGCACCATAATAATGGGCcctacacacatatatatatatccattgtCTGTCCTGTTATTTCTCTGTGCTTCATCATCTCTTGTGAATGTTCACAGAGGTTTAAgtttaacacacacacacacacacacacagagtaGCAGATAGAGAGATAGAGATGTCAATGAACAAGAGGTCAGTATTTGCCATGGCGGAGAGGCATCACTACAGTGACTACGGCTTTGATCCTCAGCTCGGCTTTTTTCAGGTCCCATCTCTATATATTCTctattatatatgtttgtataaatagatatatGTCATTATCTCATCATCATCTCTCATGGTTATtggtataatatataatatctttcaaaaaaaaaatgagaaaagataCTGGAAGAAGCCATGGAAAGAGGTAACAAGTTAGGACTTCAGTCTCCGGACGCATTTCAGTTTAAGCTTCAAAAGCCAATGACtacagcagaagaagaagagcaggAGGACTGGCCCGGggcaaaaaagaagaagaagaagaagaagaagaagtttggTTGGTGGAACTGGGGACTTCCCTCCCCTCTCCTCTTCTGGAAGAAGAATAATGGAAAACACAACAAGAAGAATAATGATAATTATGAGAAGAGGATCCCTTATTATTGTTCCTCGTCGCCGTCATACTTTCGTTCAGCAATGTCAGGACCGCTCCAAATGGAGAGCTCTGCCCCGGCCTGTAAGCCGCGGTGCAATAGATCTTGCTCTGGGCCTTTGGGCCAACGGCACCACAAACAAAGCCTTGTTCAGTAAGCTGCATATCACATCATCATTATATGGTATGTGCTTTGTTTGCTCTTCCACCCTTTGTTTTACGTTGTTGCTCTGCTCTGCCCACTGAGGTTTTCCATATGCGTTTTGTTCATTTCGATCGATATTCCAGGATGCCTGGCCTTCGGCTTCTTAgtctaagaaaaaaataccaaaatgattagtttttttactttttgaaaatgtgcctatttaattaaaaatactcataattaatttttttacttttaaaaatgcttCATTTAGTCTTTCTAATtgggtcatttttaaaaataaatggattagttgaaaatatttctaactaaatgggcacatttttaaaaataaaaaaactagtcGGGAACATTTGAgtagagaaattaaaaaaaaaataaaaagaccaaAAAAGATATGATACCTTTGCCGCTAAAGTTgtcttatattaaattttatttatatacccGCTTACCACCACCGatcagaggaaaaaaaaaaacatttacttTAGCATAGCtacttttaagtttttatagCAGTTAAAACCTCTCATATGTTTCTAGCTTTTTGATCAcatctcaaaagaaaaaaaaaaatcagtgccATAACAAGAGTGATGTCAAAGAAAAACCACTActttatcatatgttttcaacTTAGATAACGAGACTCAATGATATACTCATTGGCAAATACTAATTAATACAAAGGAATGTGCCGAAGGTGGTAAAGTAAAACACAATGAATTTGTCCTTCCTGCGACAACCAAAGGACAAAAATGAAGTGATAATAACAAAttcaatacataaataaaactcATGCTGGCACACAGAATGAAGAACTAAGCACAGGAGGGAGGACACAAACAAGGTGAGGTCCTGCAGGATTACAGCTTATATTAGTATCATCCACATCTGGTAGACCAAGTTGCGGTGGTCGAACATATCCAGATATCAGTGGCACAAAGGTGACCGTAATCACTATCCTCGACCCTGCCAAATTCAACTGATTTATCAAACCGCATACAAAGACCAATATGTAGAATACAATCTTAAGATTCAAAAAACTTGACTAAATTTTAAAGCGCAGAAAGGAGTTTTATTCAACCTTGCATTGTAGATAGAGATACAAAGCCACGCTTTCCTCCCAGCTATCATCCAGTTATCCGGGTTCACATTTATTTCATACAATAGTTCATCCTGTGACACCATCACATTACATATGATGATCAATACTTGCACTCAAAGCATATATCACAAATTATCCTGGTTCACATGATCTCATCTCGTTTCGTTTGATTCCAGAATCAGGGTATTCCCTGGTCCTTCCTGTCACAGCTTGACACATGTCTCCGTATGATGTTCATTTTCTAATGCTGTGATTAACAGAAATCTGGGGATACATGTGAGGTTGTGATAGGGAGGACAAATTAATAACCTGCTTTTGGAATCAGGGGAGATGATATTTCATACAGTAGTAGTTCATCCTGACTACTTGGATATAGAGTGATCATCAAGGTAATGATCATACTAAAGTTTTCAGGtatgttaataaattttttttaaaaaaatttattttcaaagaaaTGAGATTTGATGAACTTACATCAAGTGGGGAGCCTGGGCTTTCCTCGACTTCCTTCAATCTTTCAACTCTCCATTGCATACTCACTAGCTGCCCAACTCTTAAGCAATCTGAAGAAAACGGAAGAAAACCAACTGCAAGACATGGATCGAGTACAGGCCGTTGTAAGAAAAGTGTGCTCTTGAAAAGCAGCTCCCCCTCGGCTGCGGTTTTCGCTGATACAGGTGTATGTGCTCCAACATTCCTGTCACCAGCAACTCCGTATCTGATATTCAATATACTTTCAGCCGGCATATTCCCAGCCTCATCTGCCAAGACACAAAAGTTAGAACTGTATTAGTTGAAGATGTAATAGCCACAGTCATGGACTTCAAATGAAATACAGTTATTTACCTCCATTCGTCAAGCTCCCTAATCGGATGCTGAACAATAGTGCTGCCCTAGAAGTAGGAGAGATGATCAATGGAAAGAAACTTGCAATTGGTCTTCCATCACCTTTTCCGCTATGAACAAATCCATCTTGAAGATCTATCCATGCATCATGTATGTGTAAATAAGCCTTCACTTGAGAGTGCATTATCACCTACATACATGAAGTtggaaaaaaaactcatatttaTCCATGGGaagcaataaaataataaatcggTGTCAGGATGATAGAAACGAGATAATATCACTTGCAAACTTTCAACATTTCAAGAAGATGAGATGTGTATGCATGTCTTTTGCttaacaaaacaaacactcaGACAGGGATATATGTTAATCACAaatgatcaatatatatatatatatatatacatgtgctCATTGTTCTAAAAAGTATTAATTTCAAAAGAACATACCTGCAAAAGCAAGTTGCCATCATTACATTTATCTACAACACGTGTGCTAACATGCAATGGATTGGTGAAATGTATGGCAATGGTCCTGCAGAGCAACCATGAGGTAGTCAGAAATAGTTTTCAACATGGAATACAATTTAGTGACAACATAGCCATGATCCAAACAGAAGATAAACCTCTCGAAATATCTGGTTGTGGAATGCTCCAAATACAAGCTTTTAATGCAACTGTCCTCATCCCATCCACCACACTTTGTCTCTGTGGATACACTAAgcaaaacaatagaaataaaatacaaccaGGCACTCAAACATAGCATCATTAAGTTATTGATAATGCAGATTGATAATAATTACTGAACCTGCAGATGTTCCTCTTGCTATCCTGTCATCTACAGCACGGACAGGAAACCACAAGA
It includes:
- the LOC120263725 gene encoding uncharacterized protein LOC120263725, with amino-acid sequence MSMNKRSVFAMAERHHYSDYGFDPQLGFFQILEEAMERGNKLGLQSPDAFQFKLQKPMTTAEEEEQEDWPGAKKKKKKKKKKFGWWNWGLPSPLLFWKKNNGKHNKKNNDNYEKRIPYYCSSSPSYFRSAMSGPLQMESSAPACKPRCNRSCSGPLGQRHHKQSLVQ